A window of Chryseobacterium shandongense genomic DNA:
CCTGTTGTTTGGAAACAGGTTCTACCGCCTGAACTGCTTTTTTTTGTTCCTTTCCCGATGTTTCCCGAGCAAATGATTTGATATTGCTCTGACTTACAACTTTTTGATTATTATTCTCAACAGAAGTTAAATCGGATTGTAATGTTTCATAAGCTATTTCGCTTTCTGTCTTCGGCTCATTATTATTTACGGCGTAGGCAGTGTCTGCCATAGTACTTTGCTTTTTAGGCTCATTATCAGAATTAAAAACAAAAGTCGCTCCAAAAATCAATGCCAATGATGCCGCTGCAGCATACATCCAATTAAGTTTGAAAACAGGTGCCTGTTTACGGAGGATAACTTTATTTATTACATGATTCTGAACATCTACATACAGACTTTCAGATACTGTATAAATATTTTTACGCTCCAGTTGTTCCAGATCAAACTCATTCAGCCCGCTTAATACTTTCTCCTGAATATTTTCAAAACAATTTTCAGGTACTGTGTAAATATTTTTACGTTCTAATTTTTCTATGTCGAACTCTTTCATTGTCGGTTGTCTCAAAAATTAACTCTCGTAATTTTCTTTAATATATTCTTCTATTTTTTGTTTGGCATAATGATAATTGGTTTTCAAAGTCCCCACCGACATATCTACAATTTTAGATATTTCTTCATAGGGCAAATCATCATAATACCGCATCATAAATACCAGTTTCTGCTTTTCAGGCAGGCTTTGTATGGCTTTCTGAAGCAAAATCTGTATGTCCTCCGCATCTTCTCCAGCGTTATCAGCAACAAGATTCTGCATATGGTATTCCGGATCCTCATCCGTTTTCTGCATTCTTTTCAGTTTATTAATCTGCTGTAAGGCTTCATTGGTTGCAATTCTGTACAGCCATGTGTAAAGCTGGCTATCGTTTTTAAACTGATGAAAATTCTGATAAGCTTTAATAAAAGTCTCCTGCAAAGTATCCTGAGCAAGATCTCCGTCCACAATAATTCTTCTTATGTGCCAATACAGTCTGCTTTGATAAGCATCCATCAAAGCGCGAACTCCTTTTTCCTGAGTTCGTGGATGTTGCATTAACGAAATAATTTCCGCGTCCTTAATCTTCATAAGATGCTTTCATTGTTTTGGATTACAAAAATAACTGAAAGTTAAATTATGTATTCAATTTTTAGTCCAATATACTCATTATTTACAAATTTCCTTTTCCTCAAATAAAAGTGATGATTATATTTTTTCCTGTAAAATTCGATCAGAATATGTTTTTA
This region includes:
- a CDS encoding RNA polymerase sigma factor — translated: MKIKDAEIISLMQHPRTQEKGVRALMDAYQSRLYWHIRRIIVDGDLAQDTLQETFIKAYQNFHQFKNDSQLYTWLYRIATNEALQQINKLKRMQKTDEDPEYHMQNLVADNAGEDAEDIQILLQKAIQSLPEKQKLVFMMRYYDDLPYEEISKIVDMSVGTLKTNYHYAKQKIEEYIKENYES